Below is a window of Longimicrobiaceae bacterium DNA.
CCCCGGGTGGCGGGCCGCCGACAAGGTAACGTGCGCGAGGGGAAAAAGAAAATGCCGCCCGTGCGGCATCTCCCGTGGTGTTCCTACAGCTCGCGCCGGCCGTTCAGCGCCTCGGCAATTGTCACGCCGTCGGCATACTCCAGGTCGCCGCCCACCGGCAGCCCTCGCGCGATGCGGGTGACGCGCACCCCCAGCGGCGCGAGCAGCGCGTGCAGGTACATGGCCGTGGCCTCGCCCTCCACGCTGGGGTTGGTGGCGAGCACCACCTCGCGCACGGCGCCCTCGCCGATGCGGGCCAGCAGCGGCGCCACCGTAAGCTCCGACGGGCCGATGCCGTCCAGCGGCGAGAGGCGCCCTCCAAGGACGTGGTAGAGCCCGCGGAACTCGCCCGTGCGCTCGATCGCCATCACGTCCGAGGCTTCCTCGACCACGCAGACGAGCGAGACTTCGCGCCGCGGGCTGGTGCAGATGGCGCAGGGGCTGTGCTCGGTGAGGTTGCCGCAGCGCTCGCACGCGCGCACGCGCTCGCGCACCGCCAGGATAGCGCGCGAGAGGCGCTGCGCCTCTTCGGGCGGGGCCTTGAGAAGATGAAAGGTGAGCCGGAGCGCCGTCTTCCGCCCGATGCCGGGCAGGCGCGCCAGCTCACCCGTGAGCTCGTCGATGACGGACAACCGGCGCTACAGCTCGGGGAAGGGGAACGGCATGGGCATCCCGCCCGACAGCTTGCGCATCTCGTCTTCGTAGAGCTGCTGCGCGCGGGTCTGCGCCTCGGAGACGGCGGCGAGGACCAGGTCCTCCAGCATCTCCACGTCGCCCGCGGCGACCACCGACGGGTCGATCTTGAGCGAGCGGATCTTGCCGCGGCCGTCCGCGGTGGCGGTCACCATGCCGCCGCCGCTGGAAACCGAGACGGTCTTCTGGCCGAGCTCGGTCTGCATCTGGGAAAGACGGGCCTGCACCTGCTGGCCCATCTGCAAAAGCTGCTGGAGGTTGTTCGTCATTTCTCCGTACCGCCGCCGTGTCTGGAATGGCGCGAAATCTAGGAACCCGCTCTCGGCGCCCGCAAGGGACGCGCCCCGTTGCCCGAGGCCGGCGGACGGGCCGTCAGTCCACCAGCTCCAAGCCCCACTCTGATACAGCCGCCTTCAGGAGCGGTTCCCCCTCCGTGAGGCGGGAGAGCCTTGCGCCGCGCGCACTTTCGGCGGTGATGCGGTGTGCGGAAGGGTCGTTCGTCACGGCGTCGCCCGCGGCGAACTCGATGCGGACCGCACGGCCCAGGCGCTTGCCCAACGCCTCCTCCAGCGGGCGGCGCGACGCGGGCTGCGCCATGCGCTCCAGAACGGGCGACCCCGGCCCGACCTCCACGCGCACCTTGCCGCCCTGCGGGACGAGCTTGCCCGCGAGCAGCATGAACTTCATCCCGCCCGGCACGCCGTCGCCGTCCTGCAGCACGTTCTTCCAGGCCCGCAGCAGCCGCGCCCCGTCGATGGGCGAGCCGTCGTCCGCCGGGAGCGGCGCGGATGCGCTCGCCGGCGCCTCGCGCGCAACCGAGGCCGGCGATGCCGCAGGGCTGCCGTACACGACCGGCGGGCGCTCGTCTGCCGATGGGCTCGACGGCACCTCGCGCGGAGGTTCGGCCAGGCGCTCGGCGACGACGGCGTGCTGCCGCGGCGCGGGCGGCGCCTCGTCTGGCGAGAAGGGCGAGTCTCCGTACGGATCGTCCGAGTACGACGCAGGGGCGATCCGCGGCGCGTCCTCCGGCTCACGCGAGCTGGTCTGCGCGGCTCCGTATGCTCCCGTGCGCGGGGGCGCTTCCGCGGACCCGCGCGTGCTCGTCCGCGACGGCGCGTCGGCCGAGCCGTAGACGATCTCGCGCGCCGGAGCCTGCGCCGGCGCCAGAGCTTCCGGCGGGGCAATCAGGGAAGATGCGGGAGATGCGCCTGCATCCGCCGACTTCGTCACGGCCGAGACTTCTGCAGCATCTTCCGAAGATGGGCTCGCATCCGCCGACCGGGTCGCCGCCGACGCATCTACCGCATCTACCGAAGATGCAGCCGGAGCCGCCGACCGCGCGACCGTCGACGCATCTACAGCATCCCCCGAGGGCGCCTGCGCATCACGCGAGACGATCGGGGTGACGGAAGATGCCGCAGGCTGCGCATCATCCACCTGATCCCCCGCCGTAGATGCGGGAGCGACATCCCAATGCCGCTCGCGCCCGTTCAGGGCGGACGGAGTCGCATCTGCCGA
It encodes the following:
- a CDS encoding YbaB/EbfC family nucleoid-associated protein, producing the protein MTNNLQQLLQMGQQVQARLSQMQTELGQKTVSVSSGGGMVTATADGRGKIRSLKIDPSVVAAGDVEMLEDLVLAAVSEAQTRAQQLYEDEMRKLSGGMPMPFPFPEL
- the recR gene encoding recombination mediator RecR, coding for MSVIDELTGELARLPGIGRKTALRLTFHLLKAPPEEAQRLSRAILAVRERVRACERCGNLTEHSPCAICTSPRREVSLVCVVEEASDVMAIERTGEFRGLYHVLGGRLSPLDGIGPSELTVAPLLARIGEGAVREVVLATNPSVEGEATAMYLHALLAPLGVRVTRIARGLPVGGDLEYADGVTIAEALNGRREL